The genomic interval TAATCCAGCTGTCATTGGAAATCGAATATGCCCAAAACTCGAAATTTTTATCGCTTCCTTTTAGCAAATAAATATAGTCTTCCTGAATTTTATTATTATCGGTCTTAATAGATCCAGAGACATAAACAATATCAGTTCCAGCTTTAAGTTGCGAAGGAAAATCTTTTTTTCTTATCCAGGAATCATTGATAATATCATATGTCCAAAATTCTTTTGTCCCACCTTTGATTAAATATATATGTAAGTTACCGTAGGCTAGAGCCGAGCCTTTTCTAATTTTTCTGGCCTTTAATGAATCCATAGCAACATCTTTGCGTTTTATCCAAGTATCGGAAAGAATTTTGTAGCGATAAAATTCTACGGTATTATTACCTTTAATAGCATAAATTGAGGTATCAACCGACGAAAAAACCATTCGGGCACCATCTTTTACTGGTTTGCCGCCTCCGAGAATGGGAATTGATTTCAACTCATACCACCCCATCAGGACCATTGGTTCTTGAATTGTTAAACTCCTAATTTCTGACCAATTGCTATAGGGTTCACCAGCTCGAACTCGCCAGAAGTATCGGGTAGCAGGAAGCTCTTTTGTTACACTGGTGTCCGTAATGGTCTCAGAACAAAAGAGATATCCAAATAACGAATCATAGGCAATCTGAAAAACATATCTTGATGCACCTGGGACCGTGCGCCATTGAAATTCAACCTGGGTTGCTAAGGTTTCAAGGTTGTGGCGTGGCGATATTAGTTGAGGTGGATATAGAATAAAACTAACTGAAAAATCATCAAGACACCAATACCATTCATCCCGAGCTTTGTAGAGAAAACAAATTCGGACATTAGGCGATCCTGAGGCATACTGGGATATGTCATGAATTTTATAACCAGAATCAGAAGTGTTGGTATAGCGGACAATGCGATGCCAAGACTGACCGTTGTTGTTGCTGATTAGAACGACACCGGAATCGATCGTTAATGGGGACCAATCTCGATACCAATGCCAGTAGGATAGTGTATAAATTCCCGGAATTGAACAATTTAGCTGGGGTGATATCAAACTTTCTACTTGATTTTCAATTGGGCTATAATAAACCTTAGCTACCGTTCGTAAAATGTTACCGGCACGAATCGTATCGCGGTACCAATCATTTGTATTCCATTCTTTGTAGTATTCGCTACCACAATCAATAATTCGCCAACCGCCATAAGGGGGGTTATCGCCATACTTGCCCCAATTCTCGTTAAAATTTGTATAGTATGGCATATTCTGAAATTTTGGTGCAATATAGACAATTTTTCGTAAAGTGTCATTATAGGGGTTCTCGTCTCGCGAATCAGCACACCAAATTTTGATTTCGACAGTGTCAGGAACTTGCGGAGTAAATGACGAAAAGTTATAATCACTAAAGTTTCCAGGCTCGACACCTTCGATTATACTATCTAAATACTCGACAACATTTCCGGTTATTTGGCAAAAAACTTTTATGGTATGACAAGAGCTTTCGGGTTCAATACTATTATTACGGACTCGAGCCCGGGGTATATAAGTAGAATCAGCTAAAATTGGCAATTTAGGACTAACAAGTTTTTCGACTAAAAAGTCAATGTGACGAATTGGCTCGGGAATAATGATATCGTCAAGAGCTATATAGAAATTATTAAAGTCCGGATAATGGAAAGCTATCATAATGGTATCGGGCATCGTAAGATAACTTGATAATGGGATAACACATTTTTGCCATCGGTAATCATTAGTTACCAACTGTTCAATGATTTGAAAACCACCGGTATCAATAGATGCCGCGGGATTAAAATTAATTCTGATAAGTAATGTCTCGGTAAAAAGTGAGGTACCAGCCCGATACCAAAAGATAATTGAATCTTGTGGTGTGGCGGAAAGTCGGGGTGTAACTAACCAATCATTATTAGGCCAGTATGGAGCTTGGTCATATAAAACCATAACCCCAGCTGGTGGCGTGTAATATCCAAAAGAAAATGTATCTCGTCGCCAAGTATTATGATTGTTTAAATTCAGCACGGTCCATCCGGCGTGGGGAAATATCTCGTCAGTAAAACTCTCTCGATAACCGTGACTATAGACAAATACCTCAGTAGCTAATGTATCGTTGCCGTTTAACGAATCCTGATCGAACGCGGTCCAAATTGTTATCAAATAATCACCACTATTTATCGGAACTTGCCAATCGGAAAATTCTACCTCTAACGTCTGATTTTGGGAAAGAGCCTCGGAAGTATATGCGGTATCTATTTGTTCGTAATAATTTGGACCGGTAATTTTCCTGATAACCGGAATACCTGAGGTAAGAGTGTTTCGGCCAAAATTCTGAACTACCGCGTTAATTTCTGATACGGTATTAACTTTTAGTATTTTATCTGTAAGGATGGAAACCACTCCGATATTGTTATCTCGAGGTTCATATTTTACAACCGCCTCGAAAATAAAATCATGGGATAATGATTGCCAATTACCGTCAAAAAATTTATATGCATTTCTGGTGGTATCGGGATTCTCTGACCCGTCAACAATAATTTGAGTGTTCCGGTTTAGATTTATCATTCCAATCCAAAAACTTTCGCCTCGGTTTAGAATATATTGCGACGTGCTAGATAAAATAAAATAAAGTCTGTATATTCCCCCTTCCGGCACATTAAAAGTATACTGCTGATTCATTATTGGATCTCCCGGCTGTCTTATCCCGTTTATTATAGTGTCGCGCCAAATGTAAAACCGACAAATGCCATTGTTAGTCGGGTTGGGTATTCTTACATAATAAATTACCTTCCACAAGGTACATTGATCTACGGCTCGAAGAGGCATAGTAAGACGCGTCGCAGCGTAGAGGGAACAACCAGGAATATAGGCACTTGGGGTATTAAAATTGTCGTGATTTCTTATTGTATCAATAATTCCGTAAAGTCTTTCGGTATTGCTTAAATTTACATTAATCGTTGGAATTTTTAACAGCTCAGATGGTGATATTTTCTCAACTGTAAGGGTTTGACCCAATAATAAACTAAAACTAAGTAATAATATCAAGCTTCCGCTATACCTCATACTAAGTAATTATAATCTTTTAATGCGCCCTGTCAAGATTCCTACACAGCCATTGTGTCGATAATCTCTTTCCGGAGCTCGGTAAACTGTTTTAGCCAAGCTTGCCGTTCGCTTTTCAGTTTACAGACCAGTTCCCGGTATTCTTCTTGCGTATAATAATTTAATGGGTCATATAATTTTAGCTCAATATTAGGAATTTCTTCGGGAATTAAATATTGCCAATCCGGATCAACAATCCATTTGATTGAACCACGAGCAATTTGAGTTAAAATTTCCACCGATTCTCGGACAGTAATTTTCTCACCATTCTCGCCACCGACCCGTCCGGTATTTATGGCATAAACTTCAATTTCCGGGTTTGATTTCAATATTTCATAAAATCGGTTACCTTCCTCAGCTTCCGGCCCGATAATAAACGGATTGGTACCAACAACCCGTTTGGCTTTACCGGCTTGACTAGGATCACCGGCTGAAGTTTCAACCGACTCGCCGAGCATAAAAAATGCCGCACCTTGTTCCGGGGTCAATTTTATCACTGGGGGCATAATATCGTTGCGCCGCAAAATAAATACAATAATATTTACCGCTGGAAGATCAATACTATCATCGGCATAATCTAGCTCTCTTCTCTGGACAACAGCTCGGCCGTTAGAAGTCAAAAGATAATTATGAAAGTCAACCTCACCGTTCTCTTCCACAAAAACATTTTCTAAAATCGCATTTGGACTTGTCACGACTTTATATAATAAGGGATCAGATTTCGGACTTAACCCTTCGGTCTTCATGTAAAAATTATTTTCGCTGCCTAAAGCCTCACCGCTGGGCTTTAAGAATACCACATCGTCTTGTTTGATAACAACTCCTTCAGGCTCTGATAAAAAATGGTGATGACAAGTCAGGGTCGTCTTGCCAGTTCCAGAGAGCCCAAATAACAGCATCCCTTTACTTAGTAATTTTTGAGTCTTGTCGCGCACCCTGATAATCTTACTACCAGC from candidate division WOR-3 bacterium carries:
- a CDS encoding phosphoenolpyruvate carboxykinase (ATP), coding for MYTDQIKPKAVIKNLSKVELRKLASKDEILTIYGSPAYITHIRSRSARFTEIIYDHPNSEQERMINQALEYISRKVMIMVERTMGQAPETQFLCRFYVTKEFARNAFMWHEMLFEPIKKDRPDMTVVSIPEWPERKVLVLPKESLTFILGSDYTGEVKKAFLRMAMYLVKERGWLGLHAGSKIIRVRDKTQKLLSKGMLLFGLSGTGKTTLTCHHHFLSEPEGVVIKQDDVVFLKPSGEALGSENNFYMKTEGLSPKSDPLLYKVVTSPNAILENVFVEENGEVDFHNYLLTSNGRAVVQRRELDYADDSIDLPAVNIIVFILRRNDIMPPVIKLTPEQGAAFFMLGESVETSAGDPSQAGKAKRVVGTNPFIIGPEAEEGNRFYEILKSNPEIEVYAINTGRVGGENGEKITVRESVEILTQIARGSIKWIVDPDWQYLIPEEIPNIELKLYDPLNYYTQEEYRELVCKLKSERQAWLKQFTELRKEIIDTMAV
- a CDS encoding choice-of-anchor J domain-containing protein, whose amino-acid sequence is MRYSGSLILLLSFSLLLGQTLTVEKISPSELLKIPTINVNLSNTERLYGIIDTIRNHDNFNTPSAYIPGCSLYAATRLTMPLRAVDQCTLWKVIYYVRIPNPTNNGICRFYIWRDTIINGIRQPGDPIMNQQYTFNVPEGGIYRLYFILSSTSQYILNRGESFWIGMINLNRNTQIIVDGSENPDTTRNAYKFFDGNWQSLSHDFIFEAVVKYEPRDNNIGVVSILTDKILKVNTVSEINAVVQNFGRNTLTSGIPVIRKITGPNYYEQIDTAYTSEALSQNQTLEVEFSDWQVPINSGDYLITIWTAFDQDSLNGNDTLATEVFVYSHGYRESFTDEIFPHAGWTVLNLNNHNTWRRDTFSFGYYTPPAGVMVLYDQAPYWPNNDWLVTPRLSATPQDSIIFWYRAGTSLFTETLLIRINFNPAASIDTGGFQIIEQLVTNDYRWQKCVIPLSSYLTMPDTIMIAFHYPDFNNFYIALDDIIIPEPIRHIDFLVEKLVSPKLPILADSTYIPRARVRNNSIEPESSCHTIKVFCQITGNVVEYLDSIIEGVEPGNFSDYNFSSFTPQVPDTVEIKIWCADSRDENPYNDTLRKIVYIAPKFQNMPYYTNFNENWGKYGDNPPYGGWRIIDCGSEYYKEWNTNDWYRDTIRAGNILRTVAKVYYSPIENQVESLISPQLNCSIPGIYTLSYWHWYRDWSPLTIDSGVVLISNNNGQSWHRIVRYTNTSDSGYKIHDISQYASGSPNVRICFLYKARDEWYWCLDDFSVSFILYPPQLISPRHNLETLATQVEFQWRTVPGASRYVFQIAYDSLFGYLFCSETITDTSVTKELPATRYFWRVRAGEPYSNWSEIRSLTIQEPMVLMGWYELKSIPILGGGKPVKDGARMVFSSVDTSIYAIKGNNTVEFYRYKILSDTWIKRKDVAMDSLKARKIRKGSALAYGNLHIYLIKGGTKEFWTYDIINDSWIRKKDFPSQLKAGTDIVYVSGSIKTDNNKIQEDYIYLLKGSDKNFEFWAYSISNDSWIRKSDAPRGPDNKQFKDGSCLVYDANNYRIYALKAQAKVNEFYYYDISGDSWSAYNFLPDLPLRAPYSSKNTKVKNGALAIIDTIIYAIKGGGSTEFWSFNINQGRWVILESIPRKNSSKQSVPKAGASLVAGLGNIYLLKGNNTQEFWIYYPYAHYKVNDPIQLQLITTVQTEHITKLDNTMLAIRSNIVNNKLTITYSLSNPSAVTLVLYDISGRVVKQIKNSMPANSSNDFIEMDANDIPAGVYFINLTTSSGENFRAKLIKR